A stretch of the Malus sylvestris chromosome 10, drMalSylv7.2, whole genome shotgun sequence genome encodes the following:
- the LOC126584384 gene encoding uncharacterized protein LOC126584384: MSMPSAPHMTSLNFNNIETLTGSNYKKWKEDVEMVFGLMDLDLALREEKPAAITAESTVDHKAKFEKWERTNRMSLMIMRKAMAPLVKGGVPKQDNAKAFLAAVGEKFKESDKAETGTFLTQITSMKFDGEGSVREHILKMVDLAQKLKDLEVPMTDQFLVHMALNSLPPKYGQLKVSYNT; encoded by the exons atgtcGATGCCCTCAG CTCCTCATATGACATCTCTCAATTTCAACAATATTGAGACTCTGACCGGTTCTAACTACAAGAAGTGGAAGGAGGATGTTGAAATGGTTTTTGGCCTTATGGATCTCGATTTGGCATTAAGGGAGGAAAAACCTGCAGCAATTACTGCAGAGAGCACTGTAGATCATAAGGCAAAGTTTGAAAAATGGGAGAGAACAAACCGAATGTCCCTGATGATAATGAGGAAGGCTATGGCTCCATTAGTTAAAGGGGGTGTTCCGAAACAAGACAATGCAAAAGCTTTCTTGGCTGCAGTTGGGGAAAAATTTAAAGAATCTGACAAGGCTGAAACTGGGACTTTTCTCACTCAAATTACCTCTATGAAATTTGATGGTGAGGGAAGTGTCAGAGAACACATTCTCAAGATGGTTGATCTTGCTCAGAAATTAAAGGATCTCGAAGTACCCATGACTGACCAGTTCTTAGTTCACATGGCCTTGAACTCATTGCCTCCAAAATATGGGCAGCTCAAGGTTTCTTATAACACTTAG
- the LOC126584385 gene encoding protein FAR1-RELATED SEQUENCE 5-like has product MEANEMTIEVTGTDEMPIQVMEAMEANEMTIEVMGTNEMPVQVMEANEMQVPMENQLEIVAGICFFYPQVTDEFKPTIGQRFETLDEVLEFYNNYAREVGFSVRMHLSKKNKDGEITRKEFVCNKEGSNTKEWIGDEQKRRGLTKEGCKARLIVVRSKLGGYAITIFDEGHNHPMTSPRRRHLLKSHRKVTKCHKILADQLDMANIPPHKQFDILGLQVGGIENVGCTQEDLNNYQGKVRNKMKGHDGKMLHDHFLLEQERNSEFTFKIQADEEHKITQCFWADASSRQAYKLYGDVVIFDTTYNTNRYSMIFAPFMGINNHGQTIVFAGAFLSDETIDSFVWLFREFLNAMPGDAPKMIITDQDPAMTKAIPYCFPNTFHRFCTWHILDKFSSKLPAMKYRDHYLDFKACIWESETREEFEVKWMAVVSKSGLSGNGWLQSIYRIRSTWVPSYVNHVFSANCSTSQRAESGHSFLKKYVSKNNSFLEFMVKYNRALVRQRHSELKADHIDLNERPKLKCLIKMDAQMANIYTCSSYLDFQEQLWESYSYNIELTSENDSCSMFKVLPIDDEKGRVREILYEKSRDFASCSCKQFDSSGIPCSHLLAYLHRIRQFQLLPDEYILKRWTKSAKSLGTVSNVEISVDKSVLERRGKLF; this is encoded by the coding sequence ATGGAAGCTAATGAGATGACTATTGAAGTTACGGGAACTGATGAAATGCCTATTCAAGTTATGGAAGCTATGGAAGCTAATGAGATGACTATTGAAGTTATGGGAACTAATGAAATGCCTGTTCAAGTTATGGAAGCTAATGAAATGCAAGTTCCAATGGAAAATCAGTTAGAAATTGTAGCTGGTATTTGTTTTTTCTATCCTCAAGTAACAGATGAGTTCAAGCCTACCATAGGTCAACGTTTCGAAACATTAGACGAAGTGCTTGAATTTTACAACAATTATGCAAGGGAGGTTGGGTTTAGTGTCCGAATGCATTTAAGTAAGAAAAATAAGGATGGTGAGATCACGAGAAAGGAGTTTGTGTGCAACAAAGAGGGAAGTAATACAAAAGAATGGATTGGTGACGAACAAAAGCGTCGTGGATTAACCAAAGAGGGTTGTAAAGCAAGATTGATAGTTGTGAGATCTAAACTTGGTGGGTATGCAATCACCATATTTGACGAGGGTCATAATCATCCAATGACATCCCCACGAAGACGCCACTTGCTAAAGTCTCATCGCAAGGTTACTAAGTGTCATAAAATATTAGCTGATCAGCTAGACATGGCAAACATACCTCCACACAAACAATTTGACATTCTTGGATTGCAGGTAGGTGGAATTGAAAATGTTGGTTGTACACAAGAAGATTTAAATAACTATCAAGGAAAAGTGCGAAACAAGATGAAGGGGCATGATGGAAAAATGTTGCATGATCATTTTTTGCTAGAGCAAGAAAGAAATTCTGAATTCACATTCAAGATTCAAGCAGATGAAGAACACAAGATTACTCAATGTTTTTGGGCCGATGCAAGTTCTAGGCAAGCATACAAGCTTTATGGTGATGTGGTCATTTTTGACACTACATACAACACCAACCGGTATAGTATGATATTTGCCCCGTTCATGGGTATAAACAATCATGGTCAAACAATCGTTTTTGCTGGTGCCTTTCTAAGTGACGAGACGATAGATTCATTCGTTTGGTTATTTAGAGAATTTTTGAATGCCATGCCTGGTGATGCTCCAAAAATGATTATTACTGATCAAGATCCGGCAATGACAAAAGCCATTCCTTACTGTTTTCCAAACACGTTTCACAGATTCTGTACGTGGCATATTTTGGATAAGTTCTCGAGCAAGCTTCCTGCGATGAAATACAGAGATCATTATTTAGATTTCAAAGCATGTATTTGGGAGTCAGAGACTAGAGAAGAGTTTGAAGTGAAATGGATGGCCGTTGTTTCAAAAAGTGGATTATCTGGTAATGGCTGGTTGCAATCGATATATAGGATTCGATCTACTTGGGTTCCATCCTATGTGAATCATGTTTTTTCTGCAAATTGCTCAACTAGTCAAAGAGCTGAGAGTGGACATTCATTTCTAAAGAAATATGTTTCCAAGAACAACTCCTTCCTCGAGTTTATGGTTAAATATAATAGGGCATTGGTACGCCAACGCCATTCGGAGTTGAAGGCAGATCATATTGATTTGAACGAGAGGCCAAAACTCAAATGCCTTATTAAGATGGATGCGCAAATGGCCAATATTTATACATGTAGCTCTTACCTTGATTTTCAAGAGCAGTTGTGGGAAAGTTACAGCTATAATATTGAGCTTACAAGCGAAAATGATTCTTGCAGCATGTTTAAAGTTTTGCCCATTGATGACGAAAAGGGTAGAGTTCGTGAAATTTTGTATGAAAAATCCAGGGATTTTGCATCATGTAGCTGCAAACAATTTGATAGTTCAGGAATCCCATGCAGCCATCTTTTGGCATATTTGCATAGAATACGTCAATTTCAGTTATTGCCGGATGAATACATTTTGAAGAGATGGACTAAATCTGCAAAATCTTTAGGTACGGTTTCTAATGTGGAGATATCTGTCGACAAATCCGTACTTGAAAGGCGTGGAAAATTATTCTAA